From Rhodospirillaceae bacterium, a single genomic window includes:
- a CDS encoding 4-(cytidine 5'-diphospho)-2-C-methyl-D-erythritol kinase, whose amino-acid sequence MTTPRSFTITAPAKINLYLHVTGSRDDGFHNLDSLAVFVGIQDSLKFSPADDLSLEIEGPFASELEAVSDNLVLQAARALADMAGTNGGAQIILTKRLPPASGIGGGSADAAATLKGLMRLWDIKPDPQELHELALRLGADVPVCLNGRAVFMGGIGEDLTPAPALPTAALVLVNPGCALSTPAVFTERAQMDAPDSAPGRFDYAPGDLAELVAILKTRGNDLAPAAMQMEPVIGQVLAELEGCAGALMARMSGSGATCFGLFADPGEAAAATIKMSQDRPDWWVRAGSLEADINRLN is encoded by the coding sequence ATGACCACCCCTCGCTCCTTTACGATCACCGCTCCGGCCAAGATCAACCTGTATCTGCACGTTACCGGCAGCAGGGATGACGGTTTTCACAATCTGGACAGTCTGGCCGTCTTCGTCGGTATTCAGGATTCTCTTAAGTTTAGTCCTGCCGATGATTTGAGTCTGGAAATAGAAGGGCCTTTTGCCTCTGAACTGGAAGCCGTGTCGGACAATCTGGTTTTACAGGCGGCCCGGGCCTTGGCCGACATGGCGGGGACAAACGGTGGCGCCCAAATAATTCTGACCAAACGCTTGCCGCCTGCATCGGGTATTGGCGGTGGATCAGCGGACGCGGCGGCTACTTTAAAGGGCCTCATGCGGTTGTGGGATATCAAACCCGACCCGCAGGAATTACATGAACTGGCCCTGAGGTTGGGGGCTGACGTGCCGGTTTGTCTGAATGGGCGGGCTGTTTTTATGGGCGGTATCGGTGAAGATTTGACACCGGCCCCGGCTCTGCCAACGGCCGCGCTGGTGCTGGTCAACCCTGGATGTGCGCTTTCTACGCCGGCGGTCTTTACGGAACGGGCGCAAATGGATGCACCGGATTCTGCACCGGGTCGCTTTGATTATGCACCTGGGGACCTGGCTGAATTGGTCGCTATTCTTAAAACCCGTGGTAATGACCTGGCCCCGGCAGCCATGCAGATGGAACCGGTGATTGGCCAGGTATTGGCTGAACTTGAAGGCTGTGCCGGGGCGCTTATGGCCCGCATGAGCGGCAGCGGGGCGACGTGTTTTGGCTTGTTTGCGGACCCCGGCGAAGCCGCAGCCGCGACCATTAAGATGTCGCAGGATCGACCGGACTGGTGGGTCCGGGCGGGCTCATTGGAAGCCGATATCAATCGCCTGAATTAA
- a CDS encoding tetratricopeptide repeat protein, which yields MIRHCRFSRPLAVALLALLLPAACASDNLDLDHTKDISGPTITGGESLSGNFLSGRHAQAVRDMPEAVKFLTRSIELSPDIPDLVRRAFVLLASEGRIAEAVPLARKVIKKNAVSPIASLTIIVDDFNNGRFEDAVKTIEALPGGGLNGFMAPLLAAWSSVSQGQSATQATVHLEPLLKDGSKPLYYLHKAMILDFKGQHDEAVKTYQDEIKEQGGVSLRVIQLLGNLFRRMGENAKAELLYRNFSKSNPSSPIARHALKKLESGAPVTPLISSAKEGAAEGFFGIATTLSQQNASETALIFARLGLHLRPDFPVMQILLGNILQMDDQLLSANGVYNAIDLASPYSWPARLRAAENLDDLDRTQEAIDALNALADEEPTLADPLTRLGDTLRAHKRFAEAVVAYDRAFERIGTPERHHWPLLYARGIVLERSKHWDRAEADFLKALEFEPEQPFVLNYLGYSWVDQGKNLDEAKDMIRRAVNLRPSDGYIIDSLGWAHFRLGEFADSVKEMERAVELTPEDPVLNDHLGDAYWRVGRKTEARFQWERALTLNPDDELRIQVEAKKVDGLPDL from the coding sequence TTGATACGTCATTGCAGATTTTCCAGGCCCCTTGCCGTCGCGTTGCTGGCGCTGCTGCTGCCCGCAGCATGTGCATCGGACAACCTGGATTTAGACCATACCAAAGATATCAGCGGGCCCACCATCACTGGCGGGGAGTCGCTTTCGGGGAATTTCCTTTCCGGTCGTCATGCCCAGGCCGTTCGCGACATGCCCGAGGCGGTAAAATTCCTGACCAGGTCCATCGAACTGTCCCCCGACATACCTGACCTTGTCCGTCGCGCCTTCGTCCTGTTGGCCAGTGAAGGGCGGATCGCCGAAGCCGTGCCGTTGGCCCGCAAAGTCATTAAGAAAAATGCCGTCAGCCCTATCGCCAGCCTGACGATCATTGTTGACGATTTCAATAATGGTCGTTTTGAAGATGCGGTAAAAACAATCGAGGCTTTGCCCGGTGGCGGCTTGAACGGTTTCATGGCGCCGCTTTTGGCCGCCTGGAGTTCGGTTTCTCAAGGCCAGTCGGCGACTCAGGCGACGGTTCATCTTGAGCCCCTTTTGAAAGATGGATCGAAACCGCTTTACTATCTTCACAAGGCCATGATTCTGGATTTCAAGGGTCAGCATGATGAGGCGGTCAAAACCTATCAGGATGAAATCAAGGAACAAGGCGGCGTTTCGCTACGGGTTATCCAGTTACTTGGCAATCTGTTCAGGCGCATGGGCGAGAATGCCAAGGCTGAGTTGTTGTACAGGAATTTCAGCAAATCCAATCCAAGTTCGCCGATTGCCCGTCATGCCTTGAAAAAACTGGAATCGGGCGCCCCGGTAACGCCGCTTATCAGCAGCGCAAAAGAGGGCGCGGCGGAAGGTTTCTTTGGCATCGCGACGACGCTTTCCCAGCAAAATGCCAGTGAGACGGCATTGATTTTTGCCCGCCTGGGCCTCCACTTGCGGCCGGATTTTCCGGTTATGCAGATCCTGCTTGGCAATATCCTGCAAATGGACGATCAACTGTTGAGCGCCAACGGCGTCTATAACGCCATCGACCTGGCATCACCCTATTCCTGGCCAGCGCGACTGCGGGCAGCTGAAAATCTCGATGATCTGGATCGCACCCAGGAAGCCATTGATGCCCTCAACGCCCTGGCCGATGAGGAACCAACCCTGGCTGACCCGCTAACCCGCCTCGGTGATACCCTGCGCGCCCACAAGCGCTTTGCCGAGGCCGTGGTCGCGTACGATAGGGCGTTCGAGCGGATTGGCACGCCGGAGCGTCATCATTGGCCCTTGCTTTATGCCCGTGGCATCGTTCTGGAGCGCTCCAAACACTGGGACCGCGCAGAAGCCGATTTTCTTAAAGCTCTCGAATTTGAGCCAGAACAGCCTTTCGTTTTGAATTATCTCGGTTATTCCTGGGTTGATCAGGGGAAAAATCTCGATGAGGCCAAGGACATGATCCGCCGTGCCGTCAACTTGCGGCCCAGTGACGGTTATATTATCGACTCCCTGGGTTGGGCCCATTTCCGTCTGGGTGAATTCGCCGACTCGGTCAAGGAAATGGAACGCGCCGTGGAATTGACCCCCGAAGATCCGGTTCTCAATGATCATCTTGGTGATGCATACTGGCGGGTCGGTCGTAAAACCGAAGCCCGATTCCAGTGGGAAAGGGCGTTGACCCTGAACCCGGATGACGAATTGCGTATTCAGGTCGAGGCCAAAAAGGTCGATGGCCTGCCGGATCTCTAG